One part of the Gemmatimonadota bacterium genome encodes these proteins:
- a CDS encoding SusC/RagA family TonB-linked outer membrane protein, whose protein sequence is MHSRFLVRAGTLRWSTLGLALALAVLAPGLAAQQGTITGTVRDAGSQRPLDGVQVYVPGTSLGALSNASGRFLLTGVPAGQTEVRAEMVGYTAGTMTVTVSGDQAVVADFSLRQTAITLDEIVVSGAGQATEKKKLGNVVASVNVEELRDAPISNFSEMIQGREAGVNLSSTGGMAGEASQIRIRGTSSLTQNNNPIVYVDGIRVDASVNDGAAGAASRLDDINPDAIERIEILKGAAAATLYGTEASNGVIQIFTKQGVAGQAQWEGSIEGGFSQQNMDRYPMHAGFACSRAGKSYIQDGCTQAHADRIASYWGLGSLGPYDVFEVPLLDPLFETGNHQAYSLSVRGGTDRIQYFLSGRYADEDGSFGGNQWGPASDIDQQKQAVGNVTFFPGEDVRLRFNAMYTERYHEVPTNGNNTTGTFSMAIMSKPELASDANVTGTCCFATMREMYNIEQNEETQRFAGSFNAQYNPLQDLTVDATFGVDFSSSSEIDFRRFGWDVDKVSQYAPQGDRGLRDHNRREVTLDLKTAWDHQVSSNFSSSFIGGAQLLQSNYHQNYSYGFSFPAPGLEVTGAAAEPTAGEQIVEAVNAGVYLQEQIGYQDFLFATVGARYDKHSAFGQSAGGAVYPKASISFVPSDLDGWSGMGPISSARLRAAIGQSGLQPGAFDKFTTFSPLPATSGAGVRPSNLGNPDLEPEVSTEWEVGADLGLLEDRLSLDLTYWNRTVTDVLVPRLFAPSGGFTTAQLINLGEMTANGLEVGLRGSVFNTPSASFDAFLTAAYLKEEVTDMGDAPPIKVGYYRYRTWIAEGYAPGSFFTRMLADTPYPFDQNRDGQADSQAEMLAFLSNPTTPDALNLFAAPATENGPDGEYYRGKPAPDWSGSFGGTLSFLGNFRLATQFDYAFGNFYRQNISSSFRNSHSTLGRNTVETARIESILANPASTPEQRLEAAQEWTKFVSLSPWSGLNAIEEADYIRWRELSLSYTVPGGVVERMGLDRLTLSAAARNLNLWTKYSGIDPDNNVTTGRSNDPTQNFVYGIDGWRPGTPRRFTFSARFGF, encoded by the coding sequence ATGCATTCCCGATTCCTCGTGCGAGCAGGCACGCTCCGCTGGAGCACCTTGGGCTTGGCCCTCGCGCTCGCCGTCCTCGCTCCGGGCCTCGCGGCCCAGCAGGGGACCATCACCGGGACCGTTCGCGACGCGGGGAGTCAACGCCCGCTGGACGGCGTCCAGGTGTACGTGCCGGGCACCAGCCTCGGCGCCTTGTCCAACGCGTCCGGCCGGTTCCTGCTCACGGGGGTGCCGGCGGGCCAGACGGAAGTGCGGGCCGAGATGGTGGGCTACACGGCCGGCACCATGACCGTGACGGTGAGCGGGGATCAGGCCGTGGTGGCGGATTTCTCGCTCCGTCAGACCGCCATCACCCTGGACGAGATCGTCGTCTCGGGCGCCGGCCAGGCCACCGAGAAGAAGAAGCTCGGCAACGTGGTGGCCTCGGTGAACGTCGAGGAGCTGCGCGACGCGCCCATCTCCAACTTCTCGGAGATGATCCAGGGTCGTGAGGCCGGCGTGAACCTCTCCTCCACGGGCGGCATGGCGGGCGAGGCCTCCCAGATCCGCATCCGCGGCACGTCCTCGCTCACGCAGAACAACAACCCGATCGTCTACGTGGACGGCATCCGGGTGGACGCGTCGGTCAACGACGGCGCCGCCGGGGCCGCGTCCCGCCTGGACGACATCAACCCCGACGCCATCGAGCGCATCGAGATCCTCAAGGGCGCGGCCGCCGCCACGCTCTACGGGACCGAAGCCTCCAACGGGGTGATCCAGATCTTCACCAAGCAGGGCGTGGCCGGTCAGGCCCAGTGGGAAGGCTCCATCGAGGGTGGCTTCTCCCAGCAGAACATGGACCGGTATCCGATGCACGCAGGCTTCGCCTGCAGCCGCGCCGGCAAGTCCTACATCCAGGACGGGTGCACGCAGGCCCACGCGGACCGCATCGCCTCCTACTGGGGGCTGGGCTCGCTCGGGCCGTACGACGTCTTCGAGGTGCCCCTGCTCGACCCGCTCTTCGAGACCGGGAACCACCAGGCCTACAGCCTGTCGGTGCGGGGCGGCACGGACCGCATCCAGTACTTCCTGTCCGGCCGCTACGCGGACGAAGACGGGTCCTTCGGCGGGAACCAGTGGGGTCCGGCGTCCGACATCGACCAGCAGAAGCAGGCGGTCGGCAACGTGACCTTCTTCCCCGGCGAGGACGTGCGGCTGCGCTTCAACGCCATGTACACGGAGCGCTACCACGAAGTCCCGACCAACGGGAACAACACCACCGGTACGTTCTCGATGGCCATCATGTCCAAGCCCGAGCTGGCCAGCGATGCCAACGTGACGGGGACGTGCTGCTTCGCCACGATGCGCGAGATGTACAACATCGAGCAGAACGAGGAGACCCAGCGCTTCGCGGGTAGCTTCAACGCCCAGTACAATCCGCTGCAGGACCTGACCGTCGACGCCACGTTCGGCGTGGACTTCTCGTCTTCCTCGGAGATCGACTTCCGCCGCTTCGGGTGGGACGTGGACAAGGTCTCGCAGTACGCCCCGCAAGGCGACCGCGGCCTGCGCGACCACAACCGACGTGAGGTCACGCTGGACCTGAAGACGGCCTGGGACCACCAGGTGTCGTCGAACTTCTCGTCGTCCTTCATCGGCGGCGCGCAGCTGCTCCAGTCCAACTACCACCAGAACTACAGCTACGGCTTCTCCTTCCCGGCCCCCGGCCTGGAAGTGACGGGTGCCGCAGCCGAGCCCACTGCCGGCGAGCAGATCGTCGAGGCGGTCAACGCCGGCGTGTACCTGCAGGAGCAGATCGGGTACCAGGACTTCCTCTTCGCAACGGTGGGCGCGCGCTACGACAAGCACAGCGCGTTCGGTCAGAGCGCCGGTGGCGCGGTCTACCCGAAGGCCAGCATCTCCTTCGTGCCCAGCGACCTCGACGGCTGGAGCGGGATGGGCCCCATCTCGTCGGCCCGTCTGCGCGCCGCCATCGGACAGTCCGGCCTGCAGCCGGGGGCGTTCGACAAGTTCACGACGTTCTCGCCGTTGCCCGCCACGAGTGGCGCGGGAGTCCGGCCGTCCAACCTGGGCAATCCCGATCTCGAGCCCGAGGTCTCCACGGAGTGGGAGGTGGGCGCCGACCTGGGCCTGCTGGAGGACCGGCTGTCGCTGGACCTGACGTACTGGAACCGCACGGTCACGGACGTGCTGGTGCCCCGTCTCTTCGCCCCGTCCGGCGGGTTCACCACGGCCCAGCTCATCAATCTCGGTGAGATGACGGCCAATGGGCTGGAGGTGGGTCTGCGCGGCAGCGTGTTCAACACGCCGTCGGCGTCCTTCGACGCTTTCCTGACGGCGGCGTACCTGAAGGAGGAGGTCACCGACATGGGTGACGCTCCGCCGATCAAGGTGGGCTACTACCGCTACCGGACCTGGATCGCGGAGGGCTACGCGCCCGGCTCCTTCTTCACGCGGATGCTGGCGGACACGCCCTATCCCTTCGACCAGAACCGCGATGGGCAGGCGGATTCGCAGGCGGAGATGCTCGCATTCCTGTCGAACCCGACCACGCCGGACGCGCTCAACCTCTTCGCGGCTCCGGCCACGGAGAACGGCCCCGACGGCGAGTACTACCGCGGCAAGCCGGCGCCCGACTGGTCCGGCTCGTTCGGCGGCACGCTGTCCTTCCTGGGCAACTTCCGCCTGGCGACGCAGTTCGACTACGCCTTCGGCAATTTCTACCGCCAGAACATCAGCAGCTCGTTCCGGAACTCGCACTCCACGCTGGGCCGCAACACGGTGGAGACCGCGCGGATCGAATCCATCCTGGCCAACCCGGCCAGCACGCCGGAGCAGCGTCTGGAGGCCGCGCAGGAGTGGACGAAGTTCGTGTCGCTCTCGCCGTGGTCGGGGCTCAATGCCATCGAGGAAGCCGACTACATCCGCTGGCGCGAGCTGAGCCTCAGCTACACGGTGCCGGGTGGAGTCGTGGAGCGCATGGGCCTGGATCGCCTCACGCTGAGCGCGGCCGCCCGCAACCTGAACCTCTGGACCAAGTACAGCGGGATCGATCCGGACAACAACGTGACGACGGGCCGCTCCAACGACCCGACGCAGAACTTCGTCTACGGGATCGACGGCTGGCGTCCCGGCACGCCGCGGCGGTTCACCTTCTCCGCCCGCTTCGGCTTCTAG
- a CDS encoding DUF4129 domain-containing protein, which produces MALPALLDPRAPAAPLLRAGAVLLVCAVVAVAANGLALVGPPTPPGTRITLVRALGFAAVALGVLVLLRQRERLRAESAPRAEPLARPLRAALLIMVVLAAWSALLGPALPGTEAGPGSSTGGARAIPGDGDTNRGSLPPPPSRGGDSPVTAGPDPTSTESLTDPVPAPVESPLAVWMRRLGGVLVLLVIVALAWVYARGQARRRGRRWSLSLRSAPEPAVDAGPPPELPVALGDDPRGRTTLAYRRLLAALAAREAGREPHEAPLEHLRRALARLHVEPATPFHRLGALYVHAQFSPVPLQETHAVTAAAALEESLRALGATAAPTHAPHPSSAGHA; this is translated from the coding sequence GTGGCGCTCCCGGCTCTCCTCGACCCCCGTGCCCCTGCCGCTCCGCTGCTGCGGGCCGGAGCGGTGTTGCTGGTGTGCGCGGTCGTGGCCGTCGCGGCGAACGGCCTCGCGCTCGTCGGGCCGCCGACCCCGCCGGGGACGCGCATCACGCTCGTGCGCGCGCTCGGCTTCGCGGCCGTGGCGCTGGGGGTCCTCGTCCTCCTGCGGCAGCGCGAGCGTCTGCGCGCCGAGAGCGCGCCGCGTGCGGAGCCCCTCGCCCGCCCGCTCCGCGCGGCGCTGCTGATCATGGTGGTGCTGGCGGCGTGGAGCGCGCTGCTCGGGCCGGCGCTGCCTGGGACCGAGGCGGGCCCCGGGTCCAGCACCGGAGGCGCGCGCGCGATTCCTGGCGATGGAGACACGAATCGTGGTTCACTCCCTCCGCCCCCGAGCCGCGGGGGGGATTCGCCCGTCACGGCGGGGCCCGATCCGACGAGCACCGAGTCACTCACCGATCCGGTCCCTGCTCCCGTGGAGAGCCCGCTGGCGGTCTGGATGCGACGACTGGGCGGCGTGCTCGTGCTGCTCGTGATCGTGGCGCTGGCGTGGGTCTATGCACGCGGGCAGGCGCGCAGACGCGGCCGGCGCTGGTCCCTCTCCCTGCGGAGCGCTCCCGAACCTGCGGTGGACGCGGGTCCCCCACCGGAGCTCCCGGTCGCCCTCGGGGACGACCCGCGGGGACGCACCACGCTGGCCTATCGTCGGCTCCTGGCCGCGCTGGCGGCGCGCGAAGCGGGACGCGAGCCCCACGAAGCGCCGCTGGAGCACCTGCGGCGCGCGCTCGCGCGCTTGCACGTCGAGCCGGCGACGCCCTTCCACCGTCTGGGGGCCCTGTACGTGCACGCGCAGTTCAGTCCCGTCCCGCTCCAGGAAACGCACGCGGTGACCGCCGCCGCCGCGCTCGAGGAGAGCCTGCGGGCGTTGGGCGCCACCGCCGCGCCGACGCACGCGCCGCACCCCTCGTCCGCCGGCCACGCATGA
- a CDS encoding MoxR family ATPase, which translates to MSTTPSHAPSTPMDERPSPPPAALPLEDAFAVAERILDEVCRAVVGKRDVIRRILTGLLADGHVLLDDVPGVAKTLTARSLAAAAGLDFARVQFTPDVMPADITGSLVLDLATHRPEFRSGPVFSHLLLADEVNRAPAKTQAALLEAMQERQVTADGTTYPLPRPFLVIATQNPIESEGTYPLPEAQLDRFLLRTTMGYPAEADEVAMLEARVARRTDDVTLTPVCDAPTFRAVQQSVEAVHVEPSLLAYCVTLVRETRTDPELAVGSSPRGTLALVKLARATALLAGRAFVGPDDLRDVAVPALAHRVVLSDDAWARRVDAEEVVRRAVDRVRVPGVR; encoded by the coding sequence ATGAGCACCACGCCCTCGCACGCGCCTTCGACCCCGATGGACGAGCGGCCATCCCCGCCGCCCGCCGCGCTTCCGCTCGAGGACGCGTTCGCGGTCGCGGAGCGCATCCTGGACGAGGTCTGCCGCGCCGTGGTGGGCAAGCGGGACGTGATCCGGCGCATCCTCACCGGTCTGCTGGCGGACGGACACGTCCTGCTGGACGACGTGCCGGGCGTAGCCAAGACGCTGACGGCCCGCTCGCTGGCGGCCGCAGCCGGACTCGACTTCGCGCGGGTGCAGTTCACCCCGGACGTCATGCCGGCCGACATCACGGGCTCGCTGGTCCTGGACCTGGCCACGCATCGGCCCGAGTTCCGTTCCGGACCGGTGTTCAGCCATCTGCTGCTGGCCGACGAGGTGAACCGCGCACCCGCCAAGACCCAGGCCGCGCTGCTCGAGGCGATGCAGGAGCGCCAGGTCACCGCGGACGGCACCACCTATCCGCTGCCGCGACCCTTCCTGGTCATCGCCACCCAGAACCCCATCGAGTCCGAGGGCACGTATCCGCTGCCCGAGGCCCAGCTCGACCGGTTCCTGCTCCGCACCACCATGGGCTATCCGGCCGAAGCCGACGAGGTCGCCATGCTGGAGGCCCGTGTGGCGCGGCGCACCGACGACGTGACCCTCACACCCGTCTGTGACGCGCCCACGTTCCGCGCGGTGCAGCAATCGGTGGAGGCGGTGCACGTGGAGCCGTCGCTGCTGGCCTACTGTGTGACGTTGGTGCGCGAGACCCGTACGGATCCCGAGCTGGCGGTGGGCTCGAGCCCGCGCGGCACGTTGGCCCTGGTCAAGCTGGCCCGCGCCACCGCGCTCCTGGCGGGACGCGCGTTCGTGGGGCCGGACGACCTGCGGGACGTGGCCGTGCCGGCCCTGGCGCATCGCGTGGTGCTGAGCGACGACGCCTGGGCCCGACGCGTGGACGCCGAGGAGGTGGTCCGGCGCGCCGTGGACCGCGTGCGCGTGCCGGGCGTGCGGTGA
- a CDS encoding DUF58 domain-containing protein, protein MSTREPGSEARWRADPRLPAYLVAGFGALVAALATGQAVLVALGAPFLVLAALGLSDREPFALAGAVELDALRAVEGGEVAGTVTVEWRGDADVDVLLTGARGVTPVDPAPVLAWSLPAASGPATFRFRLRADAWGVHETGELWVRARRPGSLRMEERKLADAPTLRILPTTLRLSRLLEPTEARASAGMHVARQRGHGTDFAELRPYRPGDRLRDISWATSARLGTPWVRVNHPERTGTVLLLLDVVFGDDAGGNEALARAARAAWAVASAHLQVQDRVGLLATGRTAAWLPPRGGRRARWMLLDALLGVGGAAERQARPRGQRSRVEVPHDALIVGVSTLRSQMFLPPLLHYRRVGHAVAVLVIDTEDLLPDTGDAVDRATRALWRAQRDAERHALVRAGIPTALVTVTDGVGPAVQTLRRRLDALSHPNRAAVRAG, encoded by the coding sequence GTGAGCACGCGCGAGCCCGGCTCCGAGGCGCGCTGGCGGGCCGATCCGCGGCTGCCCGCGTATCTCGTGGCCGGCTTCGGCGCGCTGGTCGCCGCCCTGGCCACCGGGCAGGCGGTGCTGGTCGCGCTGGGCGCCCCCTTCCTGGTGCTGGCGGCGTTGGGGCTGTCCGATCGCGAGCCCTTCGCGCTCGCGGGCGCGGTGGAGCTGGACGCGCTGCGGGCCGTCGAAGGGGGCGAGGTCGCGGGCACCGTGACGGTGGAGTGGCGCGGGGACGCCGACGTGGACGTGCTGCTCACCGGCGCCCGCGGTGTCACGCCGGTCGATCCGGCCCCCGTCCTGGCGTGGTCGCTGCCCGCCGCCTCGGGACCCGCCACGTTCCGCTTCCGTCTGCGCGCGGACGCGTGGGGCGTGCACGAGACCGGCGAGCTGTGGGTGCGGGCCCGCCGTCCAGGCAGCCTGCGGATGGAGGAGCGCAAGCTGGCGGATGCGCCTACGCTCCGGATCCTTCCCACCACGCTGCGGCTCAGCCGCCTGCTCGAGCCCACCGAGGCGCGCGCCAGCGCAGGGATGCACGTCGCGCGGCAGCGCGGGCATGGGACGGACTTTGCCGAGCTGCGTCCGTACCGGCCGGGCGACCGGCTGCGCGACATCTCCTGGGCCACCTCGGCGCGCCTGGGGACGCCCTGGGTGCGCGTGAACCACCCGGAGCGCACCGGTACGGTGCTGCTCCTGCTGGACGTGGTGTTCGGGGACGATGCCGGCGGCAACGAAGCGCTCGCGCGCGCGGCCCGGGCCGCGTGGGCAGTGGCATCGGCCCACCTGCAGGTGCAGGACCGGGTGGGCCTGCTGGCGACCGGTCGCACGGCGGCCTGGCTACCGCCGCGGGGTGGACGGCGCGCGCGGTGGATGCTGCTGGATGCGCTGCTGGGCGTGGGTGGGGCGGCGGAGCGGCAGGCCCGCCCACGGGGCCAGCGCAGCCGTGTGGAGGTGCCGCACGACGCGCTGATCGTAGGCGTGAGCACGTTGCGTTCGCAGATGTTCCTGCCGCCGCTCCTGCACTACCGCCGCGTGGGGCACGCGGTGGCCGTGCTGGTGATCGACACGGAGGACCTGCTGCCGGACACGGGCGATGCGGTGGACCGCGCCACCCGCGCCTTGTGGCGCGCGCAGCGCGACGCCGAGCGACACGCGCTGGTGCGCGCCGGCATCCCGACCGCGCTGGTGACGGTCACCGACGGCGTCGGCCCGGCGGTGCAGACGCTCCGGCGGCGCCTGGATGCGCTGAGCCACCCCAACCGCGCGGCCGTGCGGGCCGGATGA